The stretch of DNA TAATTTATTATCTGTTTTGACATGCAAAATTGTTAAAAGTAGTTTATAAACTTTCCATCCCGACGACAGTCACCTTAGTTAAGGGAATCGTTGAGCAGACGAATAAGAGAGGATAGACAAAAGTAGAAGGGACGATGCACAGCGTGTCCACAGCACGTTTTAAACACAGGTTACTGTGGGCTAATGACCTGCAGCGTTGTGGCTTCATATTGATAGCTTATAGCTTTTATGCATCAAATGAAATCTTTCATGTTATGCGAAGCTTCTATTTTAAGAAATGGAAAGATTAATCTTCAGAGGAAATTCCTAAAAATACCTTACCTAGAAGTCGCAAGCTAGGCCACTCCCTGGTCAGTGTTGGCCCCACCCACTTTCCTCATCAAGCCCCGCCCCCTTTACGTTGCATTCCAAACAATCCGGTTTTGGAGTAGGAAACGTCGAGGTATGTGTTACTTGGGCATAggtcatatttttctctctctctctctctctctctctctctctctctctctctctctctctctctctctctctctctctctctgtgtcgttagatatacgagtatatattgtTGGTGGTGTTCTTCCAGAATGCATATCGCTGCGCCATCAAGTTCTTGAAAGCATCTTGGCGGGAGCAGCGAATAACGGATTGTCCTTCTCGCTTTAGACAAAGGTATTTGTTTGCTATCCTTAAACTAACCTCTTCATTCGGTTGCTTTCCCCTCCTGGTACTTGATTCTGTCACTCTTTAGGATTCTGTGGCCTTTGCAATGATGCTTCTCTGTTGTTTAGTTGGAATTCAGTGCAGTTTCCGCGTCTATGCTTCCATACGTGTTTGTATCccggaatataataataattttacacctTTTAAATGTACCGCTTACATCAGGAAAACTTCGCacataaaagattttttcatcaGTATCTCCCCAAAATCTGTTGAATTTCGAAATTTCTCCGAATTCCTTTGCGACAGCTGTAAGCCCAGttctggttttctgtaaaagaaaactgttgagatagctatttgtctgtccgtccgcacttttcctgtccgccctcagatcttaacaagtactgaggctagagggcttcaaattggtatgttgatcacccatcctccaatcttcaaacataccagattactGCCCTCTGgccaaagtagtttttattttatttaaggataaagttagccataatcgtacttctttCACCGCTACAGTTACCAACAACACAcgcaccaccggaccgtggctgagtttcatgggccgcggctaagagtttcatggaccatggctgaagtttcattcagcattatactctgtagagaaaactcgattgcgacgaagaaacttcggctcattttatacttgtttcatATTGTTTTGCGACAAGCCTTAGCTGAGTAGTTCAGTACTAAAATTCAGAAAGAATTTTGACCCAAATTAGGATATAGGATATTACCGCCAGCATCGTCTGTGTCGATAGAAGGGGGAAACGGTCAACCACTGACCGAGGTCTGGCTCCTCTCCAGTTCGGAGAAGTTGATGATAATTGCGTCAGGCAAATAAAGTCGCATGGGTTTGCAAGGTGcatacaaacctctctctctctctctctctgtctctctctctctctctctctctctctctctctctctctctctctctgtatgagtgCCATGTTTATAATTGCTCGTGGTTTCTATGTTAGGCaagatatgttttatatatttcattataaatacatgcatatttacCTACGTGTATTATTTACaaatctatctgtttatctatatacatacatacctatatatatatatatatatatatatatatatatatatatatatatatatatatatatatatatatatatatatataatatatatatatgtatatatacatatatatgtatatacatatatatacatatatactatatatatatatatatatatatatatatatatatatatataatatatatactatatcatcagtactagatatatatgtatatatatatatatatatatatatatatatatatatatatatatatatatattatatttgtataacatatatatatacatgcagtatatcaTCAATACCAGTTTAGAATATCAAGCAAAAAATGAACTCCCACAAGAAATGTTCAGTGTCAAAGCAAATTAGAAACTTTCCATCACACTTGTAGAAAGAACGTGCATCTCTCCTGATGCTTGGCCTCTCCCTGTGGCTACGTGACTTGTCAGTACCTGTTTTGTTCTTCTTTCATGCCCGGTGTTTTGAATGACGTCGCCATTGATGTAATGATTCTCTCCCTCCTAAGGGCGGTCGTGAATATGTGCACGTTTTTAGGAACGCATACACtttgtgtgatgtatgtatgtatgtatgtatatatatatatatatatatatatatatatatatatatatatatatatgtgtgtgtgtgtgtgtgtgtgtgtgtgtgtatataaatataaaatgaaatgttgcCGTCTAGCGCAGATTTTTATTCAGTCTCGTATCTTCCAAGTCATTCGCGTAGATAGGATGCCGATCGACCAAACGTGCCGAGCCATTATAGGAGTTGATTGCAACTGATACAATGTTAGTCTGGATTGAATGGCAGTCGTAAAACACTATGGTGTAGCCAATAGAATTTCTTGCCGCTCGTTTACCTCTAGCTGGAGGCATTTTGCTTTTGCTGGGTGTTACAAATGAAGAACCACTGCGGAATATTTGTGTCAGTTGCTAGAAACCGTTATAGCTCAAGGATACTAATGAGAGCCCGGCTTTCTCACGCCATCTGCTTTGCTTTGGTTATAGGCCTCGCTTTGTTGAGATCTTGGACTTAGTTCTTCTTTGATTCAAAGCAGATTCTTGCAACGCACAAACAAAGCTAGATaataaagggggtgggggttccTGAGACTTGCATAGATTTTGTTTGGAGTGAATTTGCAGTAACCGTTACCCAATTCAGAATTTATCGAAAGGTTCCATTTTGATTTCTGTCATCGCGTATCAAcggaactgttgcaaaactgtttttgttttcttttgtaagtcTTGATTATGTAACTAATGGATAAGTTCATATGAATAAAACTTTTGGAAAATAGGTCACAGTATACTAAAGTCTTAACATAGTCATGTGCGaatatttgatcattttacatgtataaatatctaGTGTTCTTGCAGATTTAGCTTGAgttcttatctatatatatatatatatatatatatatatatatatatatatatatatatatatatatatatatatatatatatatatatatatatttatatatatacatatatacatacatatacatgtacatatacatatacatatacatatacagaagcCTTTTTCTCGTTGAAGGGGGCTCTAAAAGATGTTATTCCTTCCAGTGTTCAGTAAGTATATTTGGAGTATGGTGGCTAGCCACACACCCGCCTAGGGTATTTCCGTAGATTTCCTCGATTTTATGAGCTAAGAATTTATGAACTGCATTTTATATCTATTCACAGTATTTTGACACTTCATTCTCACGATTTTCCTGACGTGAATTGACATCGAGTTGGCAGTGCTAGTACGTCAGACGCTGTCAGAcaagaaagggggtggggagggaaaaCCAAGCCAGTGACTGAACTTGTCTAGGGTGGTGGGTATCAGCGTTCGTCTTCTTTGATTTTTGGTACAAATCTGAGAAGTCACGAGATTCGTTGCTGTCTGGCATTTCCTGGGGAAAATGTAtcctgtatttccttttttgtgcTTGTTTACAGATTCATGTAGATTCATATGATTAGGAGTTATTCAAGGTCTTTGCGTCTGTTCTCAGCAAGTCAGCGAAGCTGTTTCCAGAAattctttatgaatatttatcagtCCTTCCCCTTAAGTGTGCGTAGAGTTAAGTCATAAAGACAAGGCTTTCAATACAACCCTTTCTATTTGAGCTCGTAAAAAATTAGATATCCGGCCCTTGCTTATTGGGCCCTAGCAAGTTCCACTTAGTTCTGTCGTTCTGTTGCGCTGGTTCTTATTTACTCTTCTGTCacttttcttttgtgaattttcaaGGATTAGTCATTTCCACGAGCTACTGCCATTTCCCTTAGGTAacatgattttttaaacatttcggtttttccattcttttctattAGAATTAGTTACCCtttacaaacactttttttttatctaggaatTTACTGTTTCTTGATTTCCCTTTCTCAAGTTTAGCATAAACAGTATTATCAGATCTGTGCTTTTTTTCGTTTATCATGaagtcaaaaataaacaaaagagaaataaagtaaaagaccTGCAAATTCGTTGCCTTACGATCAAAACCACATTGCCTGACAGCGAGTAAGCAAGCTGATACTGCAGCCGTTTAGCCTTTATTAAGAAACCATCCTTACCAAGTCGGTGGAGTTTCAGTTCAAAGCAGATTCACGAGcaaaatcatatgtaaaaaatgcaGATAATTGTAAGCCACCCACCATTGAGGAACACTGTAATATTGAATGTATTTAGATTTACCAGTTTTGATTATCTTTCCACTGATTTCACAGTTCTGCCTGTTTTCTAAGTCTGTAGTACTATGGACAAGAGACCAGTTATTTGATTGTCCTGTTAAACTTGATATTCGAATGTTGGAAACCCTGCAACCTCCTAATGCAGAAATAAATGTTGCTGAGATTGAGATGGATTATTTCCTCCTGCAACTCTCCAAAGTGTTGTCTAAATATGTTTGCTCCTCGTTGATATAAACGATAGAATTGGGGTTAACGAGATCTCGCCGAACCTTATTCAGTTCTTTCTttgacaaagaaccaaagacatTGAAAATGCAGTAAGCTGTCTACATTCCCTTATGCTGAGGGTTTCAGTCGCATAGACAATGTCGTCATTAGATTCCTCCTTTTGCGTGCGCTGTTTTGAAAAGCTTTTGTTCTTTATGCTCTTAGTAACCATTCACGAATCCCACGAGATGATTCAAGAATGACGGTTGGTGTTCTCTTTTCGACAAATCGCATTAACCTTCCTTGTGCTACCACCTTCAATTCCAAATTGGACTTAACAATTCCCCTCGTCTAAAGAATGTCGCCTGTGAGGaagacgatattttttttttttttgctctcagtGAGAAGAGAATTCAAATCTTCATAGAACAATTCTGTTCTGAACCAATGTTCGTCATCACTAGAGCTCTGACGTAAGAATAACTGCATTTCGGTAGGCATTCCTATGGAAGGCGCCCTTCACGATCTGCTCCAAATGTCACGGCCTTTACTTCATCTACGTACCTTGACGATGCTTGTATACGACTATGCTGTGCTCTTTAGCGATATCTCCGTCTGTCGTAATCATGTTGTGGAACTTCGGAGAAATTTTCCGCATACGAAGCAGATGTGCTCCCACGTGCGTGTTTGCTTAGATGTTGATTTTTATATTGGATTGTCTTTTGtgcaacaatacacacacacacattatatatatatatatatatatatatatatatatatatatatatatatatatatatatatatatatatatatatgtatatatatattatattatattatatatttcatcagcATTCCTTTGGAAGTTGCTTTTGAGCAAAGCTGGTTTACTTGCGTCATCTTCTCTTCCTCAACCATTAGACCTCTAcctaataaacacacacacacatatatatatatatatatatatatatatatatatatatatatatatatatatatatataatatacacatacatagatatattcaattatagatatatatatatatatgtatatatatatctgcacacacatatataaatctatgtatatacagtatatatacatatatatatatatatatatatatatatatatatatatatatgcgtgtgtgtatgtgtgcgatgtgtgtgtgtgtgtgtttaataggAAGGAGGTCGCTTTTTGCTGAGGAGGGAGAAGATGACGCAAATAAACAGCTTTATACTACTCAGAACTGCTGATGgagaaaagaaggtaaatgacGACAGAGCTGTAGTGGCAAACTGGATACGAGGACCAGAATGTTTATGAGATGAGTTATAATATAGTTTCAGAGAGAAAGTCAGACACATATGTTTTGCACAAGAACAAGCAAGTCTAATTTAAAGTTGAATAGAGCTGATCACAGTAAAAGTTAAAGTGACTTGTGAAAGAATGCTTTTGAAAAGGCACCCCCAGCTTCATGGAGACAAGACCGTTGTCCGGTCCTTCCGAAACCTGTCGCAAGTTATTGAGGGAGCCAGAATATTGTATAAAAGGGTGCGTTTATTCCATGTGAAGACTggcaagcacacacgcacacatacacacgcaaaacgTTTATTACCTTCCACACTTTTTCTCGGcacatgtttacatacatatctgtacaTACATGTTAATCCGCATCTTCCTAATACAAGGAGCATCTTTTTAATGAGATCCAACTTCAGTGATTTCATAGATGGCTTCTTTCCACTGGTTTTGGGTAAGAAAATTTATGTTGAAACAGTGTAAGTATCATCCAGTTAACAAAGTAAaggcacgatatatatatatatatatatatatatatatatatatatatatatatatatatatatatatatatatatatatatatatatgtttgtgtataaatatatgtacaacatATGCGTGTACAGTATATGGGTATGTGTTTACGAGCGCGCAGCATATCGAAACGTAGCAAGCAGCCTAATCTTGGGTTTGGTGGCTGTTATACGTAATGGAAAATTATGTCGAAGAAAGTTGCAAGTAATGCTTCTGAATAAGAAGGATGTTCCTTGTTAAGCGTTACTTGTTCCGCGAACGTTGGAAACAGCACACTGCCCTGCTCCCCTTTTTATCGTCACACAGATAAActggttttcaattttttatatttctcatttatgttggGAATCAAATATCTCCCTTTGCAATTATTGTCGTGAAAAGTattcttatctcttttttttccttttgggttgtattttctaattttttttttttgtatgcggtattcttttttttcccttttaggttatattttctatttttttgtatgcAGTATTCTTTGTTTGCCTTTTAGGATgtattatctatttcttttttttgtatgcagTATTCTGAATTCTgcactttttatttaattcaggtcttgctatacatttttttttatttctcgtgtaTTATAAGATGTATCTATTGTTATTCACTCTAGATAAGAAAGGATCTTCAATAGGTTAAGTCATTGCAAAGAAGACGCACACAACATAAAAGTCGCGCCGCTACCTTTGGGATCCGCTATGAATAAACCCTTCTGTACCCCGACCACCCTTCCCCCATTCAGTCGTTTTCTCTACCCAACCCTAAGGCTAAATGGGTCACAGGTAGATTACTGACctgcccagtttttttttatttccctcatcCGCattgagccagagagagagagagagagagagagagagactcacacacgcacacacaaaaactaGTTCATACAACCCTGTGTGTAGTGCACTTCGGGAGAGTGGCCTACTTCAGGAGGAACTGGGATAGTATCTTGAGCTTAGCGGTGGAGGTTAGGTCAATTATCATTTTGATACCTGCATTGAAATGAGTTGGTGCGTTGCATATGTTAGTCTGCATGTTTGCATGCGTTTTAGTgcatgctcgctctctctctctctctctctctctctctctctctctctctctcttctctctctctctctctctctccctctctctcgggAAGACGATTTCTCCTAACTGgtgacattattattactgaagacgGTGAAGAACATTCGCTTTTTTCAAAGTTAGACTAAATGAAGGCCCCGTTTTTATAGCGTGAATCTTGGTATAAtgttaaaaattcactaaaattcataatgttaaaaattcactaaaattcCTTAAGCTTTGTGATGACTAGTCCTCATCGCTAgagggaatgaaaataaatcaaaatttaaaattttgttgttgttcttcattAAAGATTATGCCAGCTGTATGGTAGCACGGCTCTTGCTTTTTGAGCAGCCCGCGGGAAAAATGTTCAAGTGAACAGATTATTCATAGCAGGTTCCTGCTTGGCCGGTCTTTCTTGCCGCTCAGCGAGGGGCGTTAATCTCAGGTGTAGGCCACGGATCTGGAGAACTTAGTTTATCTTATATCAAGTATCAAAATATTTATCCCCAGCTAGTGTTGGTATTCAGTTAAGTAGGAACCCTTCCACAAACCTATGGCGTTTTACGTCactgcttttttatatttactgcttTTATGTAAAGGTTTATACGAAAGTTTACTATTCTATAAATTCACTGTATGGAATGACTGCTGTCCGTAGTAAGCCTTTATCCCCTGCACAGCACTACGGCCCTTTACCATactactttttatataaaagtaatatggtAAAGCGCTTTACCATACTACTTTTTATACAAAAGTAGTTTATGATACAGCGCTTTACCATACTACTTTTTATACAAAAGTAGTACTGTAAAGCGTCTTACCataccatttttataaaaaaagtattatggTAAAGCGCTTTACCATACCACTTTTTATACAAAAGTAGTATGGTAAAGCGCTTTACCAtactactttttaaaaaaaagtagtatGGTAAAGCGGCGTAGAGTTGTGGAGGGGATCATATAATTCACATCAACGGTAGCTGGGAACGAACCTTTTAATATTTTGGATAAGATAAACGCCAGACTTGTTCTCCAGATTCGCAAGCAAAGCTAATGATCCCGAGTTGTTCCTTAGACtgatggaaagaaaaataccTGACCTTCATAACCCACACCTAAACCTCCTTGCCCACGCCCGGGATTAACACTCCTTGAACGGTAGCTGGGCAGCATAACCGCAACAAACCAGAATTGTCATGTAGCCGGAAGACCACTAGGACCCTGATATGAATAATATTACCGTGCGGAAATTTTGATTAAGTTTCATTCCCTCTGAATGGAACTAACATTGTTATAACTACAAAGCCATCTTAACTtgtcgaattcttcgcactttttggattcGCTTCGCTAGAAGTTAAAGGGACATTGTGGTACATTACAAACGAAGGGTTTTGATGTAATCCCGGTGCGGTTTTGTGTGGATGACTGGTGTGGGTACGGAGATGTTATAGTTTTTGCACCAAGGAGTTTCCCTCGTGATTGAGTGGTTAGCTCGGAAATGAAAGTAGCAGTGACTGATGCCATATTTTGTTCTGAACTTCTAGTGTTGAAGAAAGAAAAGGCCATTTGTTAGTAACGCCATCAATAACCCGTTTTCCATGATAGATagctccaataaaaaaaaaaaaaaacagtcatagcACTTGCATCCTCTGaattgctgaatcaaggatgaacttcCTGTGCAGAAAAGTCTCACAGCTTATTCCATGGGATGACGTTGACCTGTCGACAGCTGAAAgatgattttgcttttattgcaGAGCAAAATGAAGGAATTCAAACATGGGGGACCAGCCACCGCCGTGGTGTTGCTCCTCATCATCCTTGCGACGCAAGTTATGCAGCACCGCAggtaattttgatttgttttagtCATCTTATTTAtacgtttcctcctcctccatggcaTGCTTGTCCCGTTTATCTGTGACTATTAGCTTGTAGATATaacctttatattttcttattgacTCTTACGATCTGTCCTAGAGTAAAAATCTCCAATTACTCAAACCCTTATCATGCAGACCTGAAATTTTTAACCTTCACAAATTTTATGGTATCCTGATTACGATCTTTCCTCTAATAAAAATATCGTAAATTATTCAAACCCACACCATCCCCGTATTTATCTGTGCTGCAGTGATAACCTTCATAAATTGTTAGTACCCGGAGACCCTTACTAAAGTTAAAATCTCTTGAATTGCTAACCTTGTGCGTACTGAAAAATCAAACGGTTCCGGCGCCGTGCCATCAACCAAAgtttcataaatgaaatcaaattactAACCTTATACTGATGATCTTCACGATGTTTTTTTTAGGATCATAAGATCTTTTCTAAAATTAGAATGTCTTGAAATACTCAGACCCACGTCATCCCGTTTTATCTGTGTGTGCAAACATGCAATAAtaacattcaacattcacacttaTTTCATGATCGTAAGGGTTTTACTAAAATCAGATTATCTTCATTTACTCAAACCGACTTATAGCGATAATATTCAACTTTCATGATCTTAAGATCTTTACAGAATCGAAATATATTGCTCAGACTACGATGTCCCTACATCTATAAATATTTAGTTATCATTTTGATGTTCTTAGTTCCCGATTCTGTTTTAAGGCCTTGAGATTTCGTTTACTTATAAATCGCCCTTCCAGTTACTCGATACGGTTATTCCTCATGAGTAATCGTCATCGTGAATCTTACAGGTCTATTTATCAACGTGCGTCTTTTGTAAAGACTATTCACCAGCAGGTGTTTCTTGTTGCCAGAAATGCTAGCAACGAAAGGATCCTGTCCCGCCAAAAGAGACTCTTATTCTTCACCTCCAACCGACGTTTTGCGCTGCCTCCCACGACGGCGCTGGCCATAACGTTCACCCTTAACGTGCCCTTCTTCAGCAACTTGCCCACTGGTTATAGCAGCAATATGCTCTTCAGCGTACCCATAGTTGGTaagttctctctcactctctctctctctctctctctctctctctctctctctctctctctctctctctctcgtaagcgcAGTGGTTGTACACCTGACTCACAACCGAGAGACACATTTTCGATTGAACCGGGCTATGTAAGGAATGATAcggtaatttttcctttaaaaaatcccAGTATGTTACTGTATGCCTAAGCATTAGATCGTATACGGGACTGTAAGTTCACCGTTGTAAGTTACAGCTGAGGTGGAAGGCAAGAAAAAGATCAGACACTCAATCGAGTGATTAATGGTCTGTCAAAATGTGTCGCCATGTATCACTGCAACGGGAGGGCTTCGACGGGATCATTCTTACCCCAGCGATGTAGTTGAACAATGGTACCTTCAAAAATTTCTATCGTGAGAATGATAGTCATGCATCACGAAATGATTTTTGAAGGTAGCATGTTTAAATTGGGTACAGCCTAAGCGTTGCCCTATCAAGACCGAAATTAAATACCCGGCTTTATTTTACTTAGTCCCCTATTAATCAGCGACAGTTTCAGTGCTTTTAGTTTCTTACTTGGTGTTCCTTTGACGTATGCAGCGCACCCAGTCCTTACTGATGCCTGTGCAACTGCTGGCCGTTCCGTTTGCAATACTGGTTAACAAATGACTAAGACTGTCTGAATTTTTGtgcaatattcttttccattatttttattctagtaAGTTTTGATGACTTGGGACTGACGTCAGCCGAGAATCCTTTTGGCTTGTGGCCTTTCAGAAAAAGGCGTGACGTGCCCAACTTCAGGCATTTTCCCGAGTACGGGCATGTTCCCAAGGACGTGCCCGTCGTTGACCTCTCCGACGGAGAAAGGTGAGGCTTAAAATCAGTCATTATCGCTTTCACAATAAGGTCAGTTAAAATAATACTGAAGCCTTTGTACAATGAAATATGTATCCCTATAAGCGTATAAAAGTATGATCTATAAGCAGAATCTGACAAATTGTTGTTATAAATAGGATTGCAATGtaatctaattttgtaaaattgagATTAAAGATAGGAACTGGAATGTAATGTGATTCTGACAACTTGAGGAATTGGAGTATTTCACTATACCCCTTTAAGTTTCTATCTTTGTCAACTTCTTCAGCATATATTGCAGTGTAACTCTTAGTTTTAAAATTGATTGGTTAAAGTCAGAACCAATTGACGCCAATTACCCAAGTACCCCTCTTGAAGGAAACCTCTACTCCTGCAGGAGCGTTGTGTATCAGGTGTTGGAAGGCGTGTTACGCAATATGGGTCTAGAGGGCTCGCCTTGTTTGCAGCGGGCTATCTGCGAATACTACCAGGATCCGCTGAAATATCACGGGTTTTTTGGTGAAATGCTCGAGTTGCTCCTCAGGTAGGaagagtttttcgttttttactACTCTCCTTTTTGTTGTCATCATTATGAACCTAAAATGAATAATATCGTTATCTGAATGCTTCAGTTACGTTGTGGataggaaatatttcttttttctgaacTCCATTTGATAAGCTCGTCATATTTGAGAATCTTATATGAATAATAGCGTTGCTGAAACGCTTGAATTACTCTCTAGGTAAGAAGAGATCGCCACTTTCCTGAGGTTCCCTTGAGACAGTCTTGAAATCTTGTGGACATTTAATGGAATGCACAACTGACTCAGTTACTGTTGTTAATTTCAACAAACATTGAACATTCATTTGCTGACTCGCACAGTAGTTTATTAAGTAGTTTGTGCAGGTAAGGAACGTAtactttgatttattattaatacttaaGAGTTCGTTCCTTTGTCTCTTAGCCCTAGCAACTCCAAAGACGCCCATATGCACCTGGCGGAGTATGTCGCTGCAGAGAAGATGGGGAAAACGACTAAGAAGTGCGACGCCTATGAGTCGCTCTGTCCCCGATCCTTGTATAGGAATGGAACTGCTGAGCACATTGCCGTGTAAGCCTCGACTTTTGTCATAACACCTTTAGGCTGATGTTGTGTTCTTTAAAGGGAGTTGGAAACTTTTCTTGAATACTAACATCACCTAAGTGACTAATACTCctgcattttaatttcatttactcaTAGTCAGGGACTCAGAATCGAGTTACTCATTATTCCATAGCTGTTTTGCGGTttaacaggaaattaaaatgcAGGAATATTAGTCCTTATATCACTTAGGTGATGTTAGTATTCAAGAAAAGTTTTGGGTACTTGATGCCTAAAAGGTCTGCTTGAAATTCAGGTACTTCACGTTACTGTAatcattgtcattatcatcataattattattacgaTGGCACTGTTGTTACTTGATAGCTAAATCTCATTactgcaattatttttattatcataattactatTTTGATTGCTATTAGTACATGACAACTAATGAAACCACCCTGGTATCTTGGGGTTAGCAATATTTCATAAAACCTGTCTCTCCTGTCACAGAGATGCCAAGGACCGCCAGAAACGTTTCATCTACATCACACGTGACAGGCGACTGACCTTCCCTCCCACCTCCACCATCTTCGTGACCTTCTCTCTGAGCCTGCCCGCTGGGCATCTGTTTACCACTGGGTATGGATCAGAATATCGATAACTCTTCCTGTTGGAGGTGAGCTGGAAGacctctctacatatatatatatatatatatatatatatatatatatatatatatatatatatatatatatatatatatatatatatatatatatatatatatatatatatatatatatatatatatatatatatatatatatgccagtctctgattcatcattttctactcactgatgcctcttgattccaatataaattctttatcaatcttagatctttcca from Macrobrachium rosenbergii isolate ZJJX-2024 chromosome 51, ASM4041242v1, whole genome shotgun sequence encodes:
- the LOC136833329 gene encoding uncharacterized protein translates to MKEFKHGGPATAVVLLLIILATQVMQHRRNASNERILSRQKRLLFFTSNRRFALPPTTALAITFTLNVPFFSNLPTGYSSNMLFSVPIVVSFDDLGLTSAENPFGLWPFRKRRDVPNFRHFPEYGHVPKDVPVVDLSDGERSVVYQVLEGVLRNMGLEGSPCLQRAICEYYQDPLKYHGFFGEMLELLLSPSNSKDAHMHLAEYVAAEKMGKTTKKCDAYESLCPRSLYRNGTAEHIAVDAKDRQKRFIYITRDRRLTFPPTSTIFVTFSLSLPAGHLFTTGYGSEYR